From a single Sphingopyxis sp. DBS4 genomic region:
- a CDS encoding Crp/Fnr family transcriptional regulator yields MADIRTAMAPVGDTLLPPDLREAFLARARNLKVRKSQIVIAEGADSTDVYLVRSGKLRISLSAANGREILLRDIGPGAVVGELAAIDGGLRSASVAALEEAVLACQRAEDFIRFLGEVPQAGLWMTRQLAARVRDLTERTTELATLPIAGRVQRELLRLAAEAGGEGDQAIIRPMPTHAEIASRLGTHREAVTRELNQLAQEGIVRQTGRQTEILSVAKLYALYARIRS; encoded by the coding sequence ATGGCGGATATCAGGACGGCGATGGCTCCGGTGGGCGATACTCTTCTGCCACCAGACCTGCGCGAGGCGTTTCTCGCACGCGCGCGAAACCTCAAAGTCCGCAAGAGTCAGATCGTGATCGCCGAAGGCGCCGATTCTACCGATGTCTATCTCGTTCGTTCCGGCAAGTTGCGCATTTCGCTTTCGGCCGCGAACGGCCGCGAGATATTGTTGCGCGATATCGGTCCGGGCGCGGTCGTCGGCGAGTTGGCAGCAATCGACGGTGGCTTGCGATCGGCAAGCGTCGCCGCGCTCGAGGAGGCGGTGCTGGCCTGCCAGCGCGCCGAGGATTTCATACGCTTTCTCGGCGAAGTACCGCAGGCCGGGCTTTGGATGACTCGGCAGCTCGCCGCGCGAGTCCGCGATCTCACGGAAAGAACGACCGAGCTCGCCACGCTTCCGATCGCCGGACGCGTGCAGCGCGAGCTTCTCCGTCTCGCCGCCGAAGCCGGGGGAGAGGGCGATCAGGCGATCATCCGGCCCATGCCCACTCATGCCGAAATCGCCTCGCGCCTCGGAACGCACCGCGAAGCGGTCACGCGCGAACTCAATCAACTCGCACAGGAAGGCATCGTCCGGCAGACTGGACGCCAGACCGAAATATTGTCGGTCGCCAAGCTTTACGCTCTCTATGCGCGGATAAGATCCTGA
- a CDS encoding type I secretion system permease/ATPase translates to MSATGEASEILQGDIAEDSESPPALDPSLTCFILLAKFLGTPADPAQMIHDRGRGDEPWGVEDFARISKRLGLIAKIRSARLDELVKLPLPALAESRSQECVILLKIEDASLKPRYLVQRGNAERPEIWTAEEGAERFTGRLLLLTSREAMAGDKRPFNIAWFIPALVKYRKPLRDVLIGSFFLQLMGLISPIFFQLVIDKVLVHQSMTTLDVLAFGLTVILLFETLMSGLRNWLFSHTTNRVDSELSSKMFRHLLNLPLGYFESRRVGDSVARVRELENIRQFLTSNAVTVVIDLFFTIVFFAVMFLYSPFLTLIVLLSIPCYVAISMTISPTLRTLLEEKFRRGAENQSFLVESVTGIGTLKSMAVEPQMRDRWEKLFSGYTTTGFDVAKLANTGSHLIQVVSKLTTVAILYFGAKAVIAGDLSVGSLVAFNMLSGRVAAPILRLSQLWQDFQQVRISVDRLADVLNTPAEPEYNPNRASLPPIRGDVTFDQVRFRYRPDMPETLRGVTLELKAGEMLGIVGPSGSGKSTLTKLVQRLYIPEQGRVLVDGVDLALVDPPWLRRQIGVVLQENILFNRTVRENIALGDPTRPMESVMAAAQLAGAHEFILQMNHGYDTVIEERGSNLSGGQRQRLAIARALVNDPRILIFDEATSALDAESEEIIQHNLASIAKGRTVIIIAHRLSAVRQCDRIITVEAGEVTEQGSHEDLLRAGGRYAQLYTKQMGVSAS, encoded by the coding sequence ATGTCAGCGACGGGTGAGGCGAGTGAGATATTACAAGGGGACATCGCGGAGGACAGCGAATCGCCGCCGGCACTTGATCCCTCGCTGACCTGTTTCATTCTTCTGGCCAAATTCCTCGGGACGCCGGCTGATCCCGCGCAAATGATCCATGATCGCGGGCGCGGCGATGAGCCGTGGGGCGTTGAAGACTTTGCGCGCATTTCGAAACGGCTAGGCCTGATTGCGAAGATCCGCAGCGCGCGCCTCGACGAACTCGTCAAACTTCCGCTCCCGGCTCTTGCCGAGTCCCGATCGCAAGAGTGCGTAATTCTTCTCAAGATCGAGGATGCGAGCCTTAAGCCCCGCTATCTAGTCCAGCGTGGCAACGCAGAGCGTCCTGAGATCTGGACGGCCGAGGAGGGTGCCGAGCGCTTCACGGGACGGTTGCTGCTTCTCACCTCTCGCGAGGCGATGGCCGGCGACAAACGCCCGTTCAACATCGCGTGGTTCATCCCCGCCCTCGTCAAATACAGGAAGCCGCTTCGCGACGTCCTGATCGGTTCCTTCTTTCTCCAACTGATGGGTCTGATCTCTCCGATCTTTTTCCAGCTCGTGATCGACAAGGTGCTTGTCCATCAGTCGATGACCACGCTTGACGTTCTCGCCTTCGGTCTGACGGTCATCCTGCTCTTCGAGACCTTGATGTCGGGCTTACGCAACTGGCTGTTCTCGCATACGACTAATCGGGTCGACAGCGAACTGTCGTCGAAGATGTTTCGCCATCTGCTCAACCTGCCACTCGGCTATTTCGAGTCTCGACGCGTCGGCGATAGCGTCGCGCGCGTCCGCGAGCTCGAGAATATACGTCAATTCCTGACATCGAACGCGGTGACGGTGGTGATCGACCTGTTCTTCACGATCGTCTTCTTCGCGGTCATGTTTTTGTATTCTCCGTTCCTGACGCTGATCGTGCTGCTTTCGATCCCCTGTTATGTCGCGATCTCGATGACCATCTCGCCGACGTTGCGCACGCTGCTGGAAGAAAAATTCCGTCGGGGAGCCGAGAACCAGTCTTTCCTGGTCGAAAGCGTGACCGGCATCGGAACCTTGAAATCGATGGCGGTCGAACCGCAGATGCGCGATCGCTGGGAGAAACTCTTCTCAGGCTATACGACCACCGGCTTCGATGTCGCCAAGCTCGCGAACACCGGCAGCCACCTCATCCAGGTGGTTTCGAAGCTGACAACTGTCGCGATCCTCTATTTCGGCGCAAAGGCAGTGATCGCCGGCGATCTGTCGGTCGGCTCGCTCGTCGCCTTCAACATGCTGTCGGGCCGGGTTGCGGCTCCGATCCTTCGCCTCTCGCAGCTCTGGCAGGATTTTCAACAGGTCCGCATCTCGGTCGATCGCCTTGCCGATGTTTTGAACACCCCTGCTGAACCCGAATATAATCCCAATCGCGCCAGCCTGCCGCCGATCCGGGGCGATGTGACCTTTGACCAAGTGCGGTTCCGCTATCGTCCCGACATGCCCGAGACGCTTCGAGGGGTGACACTTGAGCTTAAGGCCGGCGAGATGCTTGGTATCGTTGGGCCGTCAGGATCAGGCAAGTCGACGCTGACCAAGCTCGTGCAACGCCTGTATATTCCCGAACAGGGCCGAGTATTGGTCGATGGCGTCGACCTCGCACTCGTTGATCCGCCGTGGCTCAGGCGCCAGATCGGCGTCGTGCTTCAGGAGAATATCCTCTTCAACCGCACGGTGCGCGAGAATATCGCGCTCGGCGACCCGACGCGGCCGATGGAGAGTGTGATGGCGGCGGCGCAGCTTGCCGGCGCCCACGAGTTCATCCTGCAGATGAACCATGGCTATGATACGGTCATCGAGGAGCGCGGGAGCAATCTGTCGGGCGGTCAGCGCCAGCGTCTCGCGATCGCGCGTGCGCTCGTGAACGATCCGCGTATCCTGATCTTCGATGAGGCGACCTCGGCGCTCGACGCCGAGAGCGAGGAAATTATCCAGCATAATCTGGCGAGCATCGCCAAGGGGCGGACCGTGATCATTATCGCGCACCGCCTGTCAGCGGTGCGCCAGTGCGATCGCATTATCACGGTCGAGGCCGGCGAGGTCACCGAGCAGGGAAGTCATGAGGATTTGCTCCGCGCGGGCGGGCGCTATGCCCAGCTCTATACCAAGCAAATGGGAGTGAGCGCGTCATGA
- a CDS encoding DUF1353 domain-containing protein, whose protein sequence is MSRQFSGDPETIWIGQPGSDRTMALLQNFWFIDRSGKRWDAPKATIIDGASIPRALWSLVGSPYTGDYRRASIVHDVACNNDEGDLHARRAADRMFFEACRAGGCSVWEATILYVGVRIGAWWSEVAGVEAVAIRTAPAPGDAELQRDFQSVSEDVLRQGISDEAADVEARTDAALAGHVARQRALAGAALTGIGPALA, encoded by the coding sequence ATGAGCAGGCAGTTTTCCGGCGACCCCGAAACCATCTGGATCGGCCAGCCGGGGAGCGACCGCACCATGGCCCTCCTCCAGAATTTCTGGTTCATCGATCGGAGCGGCAAGCGGTGGGACGCGCCCAAGGCGACGATCATCGACGGCGCTTCCATTCCTCGTGCGCTCTGGTCGCTCGTGGGATCGCCCTATACTGGCGACTATCGTCGCGCGTCGATCGTCCATGACGTCGCCTGCAACAATGACGAGGGCGACCTGCACGCCCGCCGCGCGGCCGACCGCATGTTCTTCGAGGCCTGCCGCGCGGGGGGCTGCTCGGTCTGGGAAGCCACGATCCTTTATGTCGGCGTCCGGATCGGCGCCTGGTGGAGCGAGGTGGCCGGCGTCGAAGCCGTCGCCATCCGCACCGCACCCGCGCCTGGGGACGCGGAGCTGCAACGCGATTTTCAGAGCGTCAGCGAAGACGTCCTGCGGCAGGGAATAAGCGATGAGGCGGCCGATGTCGAAGCCCGCACCGATGCCGCGCTCGCGGGACATGTCGCCCGCCAGCGCGCTCTGGCGGGGGCGGCGCTGACCGGAATCGGTCCCGCCCTCGCCTGA
- a CDS encoding toxin-activating lysine-acyltransferase yields the protein MKSAAQSDETSPTAIDPEIAAKIAAVRSHIRESFGKVAMAMMMLPRYRSQTLADLQHLVLEPLMRDRVAIAYPGGEKASALSDIAGVAIWASVSEEVDGRIREQVQAGTFPIRLKAEDWNSGDVNWLLDVIAPDQRTTANVIANFKQVVKEGSLRLHPIVTRLVDAETLQKMGAEKMGAPASAEREEATVN from the coding sequence GTGAAGTCGGCTGCGCAATCGGACGAGACATCGCCCACCGCGATCGATCCCGAGATTGCAGCCAAGATTGCCGCGGTCCGCTCGCACATCCGCGAAAGCTTCGGCAAGGTCGCGATGGCAATGATGATGTTGCCGCGATACCGGAGCCAGACACTGGCAGATCTTCAGCACCTCGTGCTTGAGCCCCTCATGCGTGATCGCGTGGCGATCGCCTATCCCGGCGGCGAGAAAGCTAGTGCTCTTTCGGACATCGCCGGTGTGGCGATCTGGGCGAGCGTCAGCGAGGAGGTCGATGGTCGGATTCGCGAGCAAGTACAGGCTGGAACATTCCCGATCCGTCTCAAGGCTGAGGACTGGAACAGCGGCGACGTCAACTGGCTGCTCGACGTGATCGCGCCCGACCAGCGGACGACGGCCAACGTCATCGCCAATTTCAAGCAGGTCGTGAAGGAAGGGAGTCTCCGCCTTCACCCGATCGTCACGCGCCTCGTCGATGCCGAGACGCTGCAGAAAATGGGAGCGGAGAAGATGGGCGCTCCCGCGAGCGCAGAGCGCGAGGAAGCCACGGTCAACTGA
- a CDS encoding S8 family serine peptidase — protein sequence MAAGAMASLNAQPGVGHALPVFRMAGNQVVTTDRVIVGTTSSAVGERLAEKHGLEILSLEDDRLLARVAEGVNPFAIIEAIGAEQGVRFAEPDFVTIGRHVPKRIASSAVPLLSDPLLPRQYAMALVRATDAWATQSGDREVVVAILDEGVQSAHPDLKSALIGAFDATQGDSDQEPNRWDGHGTACAGLALATGGNGVGIRGVAAGVSLLAVRIAYSERPDGPWVTTNSKIRDGIRWAWQNGADILSNSWGGGAPSSDISGEFDKARSQGRDGLGCVVVIAAGNSFGDVTFPANLPDVLTVSASNEYDEAKTPTSKDGETWWGTCYGPEIDVAAPGVHNMTTDISAGDGYAPDDYTPNFNGTSSATPIVAGACALVISANRKLSGADVAQIITDTAAKVGPYPYPGGRNDFFGAGRLDVFAAVTAARRTPGASGSKPRKPFGEGEAEALVLAAAKKRTGLDVGLSDKVSEEFTDAYQVRLLMGAIQDLLINAYGIWINLASGPDSEMTAIGKFSYRALANEVFQKAAAQ from the coding sequence ATGGCCGCCGGCGCGATGGCGTCGCTCAACGCGCAGCCCGGCGTCGGCCACGCGCTTCCCGTTTTCCGGATGGCCGGCAATCAGGTCGTCACGACCGACCGGGTCATCGTCGGCACGACCTCCAGCGCGGTCGGCGAGCGCCTGGCCGAGAAGCATGGCCTGGAGATACTGAGCCTCGAAGACGATCGCCTTCTCGCGCGTGTTGCGGAAGGCGTGAACCCTTTCGCGATCATCGAGGCGATCGGTGCTGAGCAGGGCGTTCGCTTTGCCGAGCCGGATTTCGTGACGATCGGTCGCCACGTCCCCAAGCGGATTGCCTCCAGTGCCGTCCCGCTCCTCAGCGATCCTCTTCTTCCGAGACAATATGCCATGGCGCTGGTGCGCGCCACCGATGCCTGGGCCACCCAGTCCGGCGACCGGGAGGTAGTGGTCGCGATCCTCGACGAAGGCGTGCAAAGTGCACATCCCGACCTCAAATCGGCCCTGATCGGCGCGTTCGACGCGACCCAAGGCGATTCCGATCAGGAGCCTAATCGCTGGGACGGTCATGGCACCGCATGTGCGGGCCTGGCGTTGGCGACGGGCGGCAATGGCGTCGGCATCCGCGGCGTCGCCGCAGGCGTGTCGTTGCTCGCCGTCCGCATTGCCTATTCGGAGCGGCCCGACGGGCCCTGGGTGACCACCAATAGTAAGATACGCGACGGCATTCGCTGGGCCTGGCAGAATGGCGCGGATATTCTGAGCAACAGCTGGGGCGGGGGCGCACCGTCAAGCGACATTTCCGGCGAGTTCGACAAGGCGCGCTCCCAAGGCCGGGACGGTCTCGGCTGCGTCGTGGTGATCGCCGCGGGCAACAGCTTTGGCGACGTGACCTTCCCGGCGAACTTGCCCGATGTCCTGACCGTATCGGCGAGCAACGAATATGACGAAGCGAAAACCCCTACGAGCAAGGATGGCGAGACTTGGTGGGGAACCTGCTACGGACCCGAGATCGACGTCGCCGCGCCCGGCGTCCATAATATGACGACCGATATCAGCGCAGGCGACGGCTATGCCCCCGACGACTATACACCCAATTTCAATGGCACCTCGTCGGCGACCCCTATCGTGGCTGGAGCCTGCGCGCTCGTGATCTCGGCGAACCGCAAATTGTCCGGGGCTGATGTTGCGCAAATCATCACCGATACAGCTGCGAAGGTCGGTCCCTATCCGTATCCCGGTGGTAGGAATGATTTCTTCGGGGCGGGCCGGCTCGACGTATTTGCTGCGGTAACTGCGGCGCGGCGAACGCCCGGGGCTTCCGGCTCGAAGCCGAGGAAGCCCTTTGGTGAGGGGGAGGCCGAAGCGCTTGTGCTCGCGGCCGCAAAGAAGAGAACCGGGCTCGATGTCGGCCTTTCCGACAAGGTATCGGAGGAGTTTACCGACGCATATCAGGTGCGCTTGCTGATGGGCGCCATCCAAGACCTGCTGATCAACGCTTATGGGATTTGGATCAATCTGGCGAGCGGGCCAGACAGCGAGATGACAGCGATCGGCAAGTTTAGCTATCGTGCGCTGGCGAATGAAGTGTTTCAGAAGGCCGCGGCGCAATGA
- a CDS encoding HlyD family type I secretion periplasmic adaptor subunit, whose product MSERFPALAHHWAILKASWRMQDEADAVAKPRTDHEFLPAALEIVERPPSPGWRWLMLSLCGLFVIGLAWSVIGKVDVIATASGKVVPSGNVKIIQPIEIGYVRAIHVKNGQHVKAGDLLIELDPTLAGAEAAQASTNMLTSEVVAARNAALLAHVDGRAARFVAPRGTSAEVAQTQAAFVRTAIAEYEGERASLVQQRAQHSAELTGALAEVAKLEKTLPIVEKQLAAREELAEKGYFSKIRLLEYEQLKVEHEQNIAVQRARAEQAGAAIRDIDAQLVRLRGTFGKSAVAELSESQEKLGIAREEVTKAERRTAFQQLRAPVSGTVQQLVVNTVGGVVQPAQPLMIIVPDNAEAVVEAHILNRDIGFIREGQKVRVKLEAFPFTDYGIVPGVVESISRDAVELPAQRASQNGEGEGSAPPSPQGLVYSARIRLLKRTIRVAGRDQIIGPGLAVQAEIKTGERRIIQYLLSPIAQTLDEAGRER is encoded by the coding sequence ATGAGCGAACGCTTTCCGGCGCTCGCGCACCACTGGGCGATCCTGAAAGCGAGCTGGCGGATGCAGGATGAAGCGGACGCGGTCGCCAAGCCGCGCACAGACCATGAATTTCTTCCGGCTGCCCTCGAGATTGTCGAAAGGCCGCCGAGCCCCGGTTGGCGGTGGCTCATGCTGTCGCTTTGCGGCCTGTTCGTCATCGGCCTTGCCTGGTCCGTCATCGGAAAGGTCGATGTCATCGCAACCGCGAGCGGCAAGGTTGTGCCGTCGGGCAATGTGAAGATCATTCAGCCGATCGAGATCGGCTATGTCCGCGCGATCCATGTGAAGAACGGCCAGCATGTGAAGGCGGGCGACCTGCTGATCGAGCTCGATCCGACGCTCGCCGGTGCGGAGGCAGCGCAGGCATCGACGAACATGCTGACGTCAGAAGTTGTCGCCGCGCGCAACGCCGCGTTGTTGGCCCATGTCGATGGCCGCGCCGCGCGCTTCGTGGCGCCGCGTGGGACGTCGGCCGAAGTTGCACAGACGCAGGCTGCGTTTGTTCGCACCGCGATCGCAGAATATGAAGGCGAACGAGCGAGCCTCGTCCAGCAACGCGCGCAGCACAGCGCGGAGCTCACGGGCGCACTGGCCGAGGTTGCGAAACTCGAAAAAACGCTGCCGATCGTCGAGAAGCAATTGGCGGCGCGCGAGGAACTGGCGGAGAAGGGATATTTCTCCAAAATCCGCCTGCTCGAATATGAGCAGCTCAAGGTGGAGCACGAACAAAATATCGCCGTGCAACGGGCGCGGGCGGAACAGGCTGGCGCGGCGATCCGCGATATCGACGCTCAGCTTGTGCGGCTGCGCGGTACTTTCGGCAAGTCAGCAGTCGCCGAGCTATCCGAGAGCCAGGAAAAGCTCGGCATCGCGCGTGAAGAGGTGACCAAGGCCGAGCGGCGAACAGCCTTCCAGCAACTGCGTGCGCCGGTGTCGGGGACGGTGCAACAACTTGTCGTCAACACGGTTGGTGGGGTGGTCCAGCCGGCGCAGCCGCTGATGATCATCGTCCCGGACAATGCCGAGGCGGTGGTTGAGGCGCATATTCTGAACCGCGACATCGGCTTTATCCGCGAAGGACAGAAAGTGCGTGTGAAGCTCGAGGCATTTCCCTTCACCGACTATGGCATTGTACCGGGCGTGGTCGAAAGCATCAGCCGCGATGCCGTCGAACTGCCGGCGCAACGTGCGAGCCAGAATGGCGAGGGGGAGGGGAGTGCCCCTCCGTCTCCCCAAGGACTTGTTTATTCGGCGCGTATTCGGCTGCTCAAACGGACGATCCGGGTGGCTGGCCGCGATCAGATCATCGGGCCCGGCCTCGCGGTGCAGGCGGAGATCAAAACGGGTGAGCGGCGGATCATCCAGTATCTGCTATCCCCAATCGCCCAGACCTTGGACGAGGCGGGCCGCGAGCGATAG